One window of Medicago truncatula cultivar Jemalong A17 chromosome 2, MtrunA17r5.0-ANR, whole genome shotgun sequence genomic DNA carries:
- the LOC25487801 gene encoding myosin-11, which translates to MAFKGSDKSKFCGVGGGSDKRHTSSSEKSTWPSEVRNPVSYDDEDVPLSQRLSRMLSSGTWSTDRDVTLKKRHNTALMSLPVKRPLFDNRSSLNTSVKKSKVSPYVNQHKDKDDTPLSRRLAMPVGKSDYKSLSSLKKELALVEKSFHECKKKRHEEEERLQSIKRDIEERSKELGNIKKEMSFVEITNESHKKMQEKIEECVKDFAAKQAQLCLMDDLIGERKQELKTKETELRPVMDNGDKVCEGKEQELKALSQKIAQCSVELKAKEKECDTMKKLIDEQAERLELERIKLLRIMQLSKNDPRAQVKDFESMKKQFDAQVKELELKEKRYIERAVELESKEKLFEGRVKKLKSKKKQLKSQVKEFEPMLEKFHGQIKELEYEKQHFDSRVKELESNERQLERRARQLVLKEEQLKGLVKEFDSKEEQFKDQVKDLKSKQNQLDVQVKELESEKEQFKGQLKEFQTKEKLLEDRVKEFESKEEEFKARMQNLKGFVSQMEDFKSEEKQFEGRGKEPESKDKKFKAHVKELKPKEKQFDGRMKGFESMPCKFDGKLKRPELREKKYDALIEPELGNQLSPVIDERSLMLLSSEQTDELELFDDDILGYLQGSSDPSKVVLDIIQNPIIKKCKIGDDAAIIDDSHILLLEELRKISPDIRPHVKEEAMKLALDMKANISQNTENSVAVLGFLLLLSIYGLVPSFDEDEVLKLFGLVSQHNIVVELFGAMGFADKISGKISIICLIFLSYGVMDHHIYTHEIELICWLHTLDAKFNMLVNSWKIKYTNFEQFIQVYFFVS; encoded by the exons ATGGCTTTTAAGGGTTCTGATAAGTCAAAGTTCTGTGGTGTTGGTGGTGGTTCTGATAAGCGGCACACATCATCGTCAGAGAAAAGTACTTGGCCTTCAGAAGTGAGGAATCCAGTTTcttatgatgatgaagatgtcCCTTTGTCACAAAGGTTATCCCGGATGTTGAGTTCTGGAACATGGAGTACCGACCGTGATGTTACTCTTAAGAAGAGGCATAATACTGCTTTAATGTCATTGCCAGTTAAGAGGCCATTATTTGATAACAGAAGTTCCTTGAACACTTCTGTTAAGAAATCAAAGGTGTCACCATATGTTAATCAACATAAAGATAAAGATGATACTCCTTTGTCGAGGAGACTTGCAATGCCGGTTGGTAAATCTGATTATAAATCACTTTCTTCGCTAAAGAAAGAACTTGCATTGGTAGAAAAATCATTTCACGAGTGCAAAAAGAAAAGACACGAAGAAGAGGAGAGATTGCAGTCCATAAAGAGAGATATTGAGGAGCGCTCCAAAGAGCTTGgaaatataaaaaaggaaatgaGTTTTGTTGAAATAACTAACGAATCCCATAAGAAAATGCaggaaaaaattgaagaatgcGTCAAGGATTTTGCAGCAAAGCAAGCACAGCTCTGTTTGATGGATGACTTGATTGGAGAGCGCAAGCAAGAACTCAAGACAAAAGAAACAGAACTTCGTCCAGTCATGGATAACGGTGATAAGGTCTGTGAAGGGAAGGAACAGGAACTCAAAGCTCTTTCCCAAAAAATTGCTCAATGTTCTGTGGAACTTAAGGCCAAAGAGAAAGAGTGTGATACAATGAAAAAACTAATTGACGAACAAGCTGAACGATTAGAGTTGGAAAGGATAAAGTTACTTAGGATAATGCAATTAAGTAAGAATGATCCACGTGCTCAAGTGAAGGACTTTGAGTCAATGAAGAAGCAATTTGATGCCCAGGTTAAGGAGCTTGAGTTAAAAGAGAAAAGGTACATAGAACGAGCGGTGGAGCTTGAGTCAAAGGAGAAGCTCTTTGAAGGTCGTGTAAAGAAGCTCAAGTCAAAAAAGAAGCAACTCAAAAGCCAAGTGAAAGAGTTTGAACCAATGTTGGAGAAATTTCATGGCCAAATAAAAGAGCTTGAATATGAAAAGCAGCATTTTGATAGCCGGGTGAAGGAATTGGAATCAAATGAAAGGCAACTTGAAAGACGAGCGAGACAGCTAGTGTTGAAAGAGGAGCAACTCAAAGGTCTAGTGAAAGAGTTTGATTCAAAAGAGGAGCAATTCAAAGACCAAGTGAAGGACCTTAAGTCAAAACAAAACCAACTTGATGTCCAGGTGAAGGAGCTGGAATCAGAAAAGGAGCAATTCAAAGGACAATTGAAGGAGTTCCAGACAAAAGAAAAGCTGCTTGAAGACCGAGTAAAGGAATTTGAATCCAAAGAGGAGGAATTCAAAGCTCGAATGCAGAATCTCAAGGGTTTTGTAAGCCAAATGGAGGATTTCAAATCGGAAGAGAAACAATTTGAAGGACGAGGGAAAGAGCCAGAGTCAAAAGACAAGAAGTTCAAAGCACACGTGAAGGAGCTGAAGCCAAAAGAGAAGCAGTTTGACGGACGCATGAAGGGTTTTGAGTCAATGCCATGTAAATTTGATGGAAAACTGAAGCGGCCTGagttaagagagaaaaaatatgatGCTTTAATAGAACCAGAATTGG GTAATCAATTAAGTCCCGTCATTGATGAAAGAAGTTTGATGTTGCTCTCATCTGAGCAAACTGATGAGCTTGAGTTGTTTGATGATGACATTCTTGGTTATCTGCAAGGATCAtcagatccatcaaaagttgttTTGGATATAATACAGAACCCCATTATTAAAAAGTGTAAGATAGGAGACGATGCTGCAATTATTGATGATAGCCACATTCTTCTGCTCGAAGAACTGAGGAAAATCTCACCAGATATTAGACCTCATGTAAAAGAAGAAGCAATGAAGCTAGCACTTGATATGAAAGCTAACATAAGTCAAAACACAGAAAATTCAGTTGCGGTTCTAGGTTTTCTACTCCTTCTGTCAATTTATGGACTGGTTCCATCTTTCGATGAGGATGAGGTTTTAAAGCTATTTGGACTTGTTTCTCAGCACAACATTGTTGTGGAGCTGTTTGGGGCCATGGGTTTTGCAGATAAAATATCAGGCAAGATATCTATAATTTgccttatttttctttcatatggTGTTATGGATCACCACATTTATACACATGAAATTGAACTGATATGTTGGCTTCATACACTTGATGCAAAATTTAACATGTTGGTTAATTcttggaaaataaaatacacaaattttgaacaatttattCAAGTGTACTTTTTTGTTTCCTAG